TGATCAAAAGTAGCGGAGACTTGGTCAATTAAGCTCCTTAACATTGCTTTGAAATAATGTGGAGATTGTAGTGTGTGGATCTATTTGTGTGAGTGTTATGATTCACATATTCTTTAACTAATTGACTCGATTGCAAGCCATACTTTTCATAATCTTGAGATTGATGTATTTAGACATTTTTTACAGTCCACATGTTTATAGGTAGCAAGTGAATCACTGTTTTCCTTTGCctaaaatgttgtattttttgttgaataatttatctttatccctaactaagtcgctaaaaattGATTTTCGTGAAAACTTTTccttaatcaatttcttttcaacAAACCGATTTTCCAAAGTTAATCAAAgacgttttcaaacagtccggataaccgcaagttagcggatgttttaggtgcctaacaccttcctaaaacgttaataggaaacgcttatctagaatctctaacttaagacaattttcctattttgaatcgttttaaGTAACtctataaaggtttcttaattccttttcaaaattaagtggcgactcttcttcTCAAAAAGTCAAAGTTTCTCCGCAAAACACATGCATAGCGAGAACTTAATATATCGAGCTTGCCTTAATATTTTGTTTAAGATAATGTCTTTCCCTCCAaagttaaaattttttctttcatattttttttttaaatggtccTAGATGCAATATTAAAAGTTGTCTTCTACATAATTAAAAGGTTACAGATAGATTCAAGCTGTAAAAATAACCTCATACAGAATGTCTTCTGCACAATTAGAAGGTTACAGATTCAAGCTGTAAAAACAACCTCATCCAGAATGTCTTTTGCATAATTAGAAGGTCACAAATTCAAGATGAAAAAATAACCTCATAGAGAATTGCAAATAAGGCGCGATACGTACATAAGACTAGTGGCGGAGCTACCTTTGCTCCAATGGGTTCATACGAACCCCCTTTTATgaagaattatacaatttttacatggttagaaatattttttatgcatgtatagtagatgttgaacccctttcgACTAGTTCATATATTTACTCCTGAAACCCCTTAATGAAACTCCTAACTCCGCAACTGCATAAGACTAAATGTGACCGACCTTTCCTCGAACCCCTTGTATTACGAGAGCTTAGTGATCCGAGCTGGCCTTTATATTTGTTCAACATAATGTATTTTATtccaaatttttatgttttttttttttaaatttcctcAGGGAGAAAGTAAACATACCACCATTCATATCATTCATTACCATAGAAGGTGAAGGGGCAGATAATACAATAATTCAATATGGAGATACAGCACAAACAATTGGACCAAATGGAAAACCTCTTGGCACTTTTGGTTCAGCAACTTTTGCTGTAAATTCACCTTATTTTCAAGCCAAGAATATTACTTTCAAGGTaccaaacattatttattttcaatttacaCTTTGTTGGTGTCTTTTTAAGAAATATAAAGTTGAAATCCAACAAAgcatttatgtattatctctatCTCATGTGCACTTGAACAACAATTGTGTGCATTACCACAAAGGATGTGGTGTGGATGGGCAGGGGTTGTTCcttccttaatcagaggtctcgggttcgagtCTGGGTATAGAAAAATCCTTGTTAGGGAGAGCTACCCCTTGAATGGGGCCCTACCCGATGCGAATCCagattagtcggactccaataCGGGTATCGGACACTGGATGGgaaaccaaacaaaaaaacaaTTGTGTGCATTGTCAATTATGTAAAATGATAAAAGGGAAGTCTTGGAGTAACGGGTAAAATTGTTGCCATGTGATCATGAGGTCAGGGGTTTAAGATtcggaaatagcctctggcagaaatgcatgGTAAGACTGTGTATAATACATCCTTGTGATGGGGTCCTCTTCTGAACCCGTTCTGAACCCGTATAGCAGGATGAGATTTAGTGCACTGGgctaccttttttatttttttctaataaaaggACAGTTCAGGGAAGGATCAGACCACAAGGGTTTACTCTATGCAGTTGTATctacatttctgcaagagatTGTTTGCATATAGCTCGAACTCGTAATTTCTTAATCGCATGACAACATATTTACTAGTTTACGACAAGGCCTTGGTTCCATTTATATCATTAAATTTGCAATTTTACTACACTCTTCGTTCCAAATTAGTTGTCATGTCGCTCCTAGAGAGtcaaaatatatgaattttgatcAACACTTTAAAATCTACTTTTCACCATATTGACATGAGAAAAATTGCAACAAGTAGTATTTTTCGTATagcttttttaatatataaattttaatggtAAAATATTGTGTTGATCTAATCCAATCTAACTTCAAAAATTAATCAGCTTGACTCTCTAAAGCGAAAGATAAGTAATccaatttaacttcaaaaattagTCAACCTGTGACAAATGCCATTTTTGTGACCATAAAATTACACCTATTAAATTGAGTAATTCTcaataaatttcttcaaaaatattgttgCATCTATGtaggattctccaaaaatacactacttttagAGGATGGTCCAACACGTATACATCAACATTTTATAAAAACGAACATGCAATCAtcgtttttaaattatttttcattgtcAGTACATAGAAGTTAAACTCGAGATTAAAAATGCAGAATACAACACCAGTGCCACCACCAGGAGCAATAGGAAAACAAGCAGTAGCAACACGTATACAGCAGCATTTGTAGGGTGTAAATTTTTGGGTGCACAAGATACACTTTATGATCATTTGGGAAGACATTATTATAAAGATTGTTATATTGAAGGCTCTGTGGACTTCATATTTGGCAATGGCCTTTCTTTCTTTGAGGTAATTAATCACTTCAATCTATGTTCTTTCAGTCAActgattaaactaaaaataattgatgAATGTATAATAGTATATAATCAGTGTATACTTTAGGTATATTGTGTATGAAATGTTGTATAGGAGGAATATTTGGATGTTTTGACCAAAATAAACcattttttaaatcattcatcaaagtgatatgttttttttttgaaaactttataAAACTATTATAAACGTTGTTGGCAGTAAGgtattagatttttaaaaaattaacggACCAAAGTGAATAGTAGACTGTGTTAAAGTAGGGATCGTTATTGATAGTAATGTTTTTGGCTTAAAACGTTACCAACAGTAACGAGGTATAAATCTCTGCCACTCTATCAAATCAACTCTGTAGAGCCTGATGTAGCGGAGTCGCAGAGTCTCGTTACCATTGGTAACGTTTTAAGCCAAAAACATTACTATCGGTAACGATTCTTACTTTAACGCCATTTTGGTCCGTTAATTTTTTCAAAACCTAATATGTTACTGCCAACAACGTTTGTACTAGTTTTGTAAagtttttaaaaaacatattactttggtgaattgatttaaaaaataacttattttgataaaaaattgtaAAAACCCCTTTttagaaatcaaggaaatttgCACTTTTAGTCCCTAAAATATTGACGAATTCTGATTTTGGTTCCTATATATTTAGTTAAGCACATTCGatcttcaatttttcaaaattgaGCACTTTTGGTCTTTTTGCTTGTGATTCTGCCTTTTCGATATTTATTATATCTCTGATAAAAATTTTGTGTAAGTAATTGCAtgttttcaaagtttaagttaTATGCACTGACATCTATATATGCTTGTGCTATTGCATGTAAATGACACCCCTTAAATAATACTCCATCAgagtttaagttatatacacTAACAACATCTATATAACTTAAACTCTGATATTATTTTAGGGATGTCATTTACATGCAATAGTACAAGCATACATACATGTCAGTGCATGTAACTTAAACTCTGAATTCATGCAATTGCTTACATACATACATGTCAGTGCATATAACTTAAACTCGAAAATTATTTTAGGGATGTCATTTATATGCAATAGCACAAGCATACATACATGTCAGTGCATGTAACTTAAACTCTGAATACGTGCAATTTCTTACATACATGTCAGTGCACATAACTTaaactcaaaaattattttagggATGTCATTTACGTGCAATAGCACAAGCATACATACATGTCAGTGCATGTAACTTAAACTCTGAATTCGTGCAATTACTTACATACATGTCAGTGCACATAACTTAAACTCTGATATTATTTTAGGGATGTCATTTTCATGCAACAACACAAGTGACAGGAGCAGTAACAGCACAAGGAAGGAGTAGTATGTTGGAGGACACATGTTTTAGCTTTGTGAATTGTAAGGTGACAGGTTTAGGTGCATTGTACCTAGGTAGGGCATGGGGTCCTTCCTCTAGGGTCATCTTTGCTTACACTTATATGGACAACATTATCATACCTAAAGGTTGGCATAATTGGGGTGACCCCCTACGTGAAATGTAAGTTCCCTACTACTACTTCATAGCTCGTTTCGTTTTATGTGAGGTGTTTAACTGATATATATGGGAATGGTCGATGGGGTTTTATCGTGGGAACTCTTAATTAATATATGGGCTAATGCTGTTCGTTTTGGGGTAAATAAGAACGACTCACTTATTATAAGTTGCTTATGTGAAGATGTTTAACTGGTATGTATGGGATCGATGGGATTTTCCGTGGGAAACAGTTTCGTACGAGCATATTtttgggatatatatatataacaacttATAGAACTCTTAATAATATGGCCGGGTTGATGATATTGTTCGTTTTTGGGTAAATAAGAACGACTCATCCTATTAAGAGTATCATACatcttataaattatttatgtgatgatgtttaACTGGTATATATGGGAATGATCGATGGGATTTATCGTGGAAAACAGTTTCCTACGAGCACATTTTTTGGGCTATAACATCTTTAAAAACTCTTAATATGGGTTGATATTGTTTGCTTTGGGGTAAATAAGATTGACTTACCCTATTAAAAGTATCATCATACATTTTATAAGTTGCTTATGTGAAGATATTTAACTGATATATATGGGAATGATGGAATTTAATTTACCGTGGAAATTAAAACAGTTTCCTACGAGCACATTTTTGGGGCTAAAAGAGTTCAAAGACACTCTTATACATGATCAGATACTTGATTTAACTGAATTCATTACTTTTAGTAAGAATGATATATATCGTATACAAAGAAAACATCAACAAAAGGTTATTTGTTGCctgtatattattattattattattattattattattattattattattattattatttagtattattattattatttatacacAAAAATGGTATTGGAAATTTGTCATATAGTAACAACTTTTTCAGAGTATCCACTAACCTTACTACTCCACTATCTCCATATTGCTTTTTTTCTATCATCATCGTGGACCGTACGAATTCTCGCTgatca
This region of Capsicum annuum cultivar UCD-10X-F1 unplaced genomic scaffold, UCD10Xv1.1 ctg4876, whole genome shotgun sequence genomic DNA includes:
- the LOC107854871 gene encoding LOW QUALITY PROTEIN: probable pectinesterase 53 (The sequence of the model RefSeq protein was modified relative to this genomic sequence to represent the inferred CDS: inserted 1 base in 1 codon), with product MLLIGSLFPFCCSPNREKVNIPPFISFITIEGEGADNTIIQYGDTAQTIGPNGKPLGTFGSATFAVNSPYFQAKNITFKNTTPVPPPGAIGKQAVATRIXAAFVGCKFLGAQDTLYDHLGRHYYKDCYIEGSVDFIFGNGLSFFEGCHFHATTQVTGAVTAQGRSSMLEDTCFSFVNCKVTGLGALYLGRAWGPSSRVIFAYTYMDNIIIPKGWHNWGDPLREMTVHYGQYKCSGPGANFAGRVSWCRELTEQEAKPFISLNFIDSSEWINF